Proteins found in one Arachis stenosperma cultivar V10309 chromosome 8, arast.V10309.gnm1.PFL2, whole genome shotgun sequence genomic segment:
- the LOC130943367 gene encoding protein SUPPRESSOR OF K(+) TRANSPORT GROWTH DEFECT 1-like: protein MYSYGPFKDQAIEYVKQAVQEDNAGNYAKAFPLYMNALEYFKTYLKYEPNLKMREAVQDKFTVYLRRAEEIRAVLDEGQPSHTYFQQVAKPSGSETGLNSAIKRENPNVKWSDVAGLERAKQAFQEAVILPLKFPQFFTGKQQQQRTFLLYGPSGTGKSYLAKAVATEANFTFLSVSSSNLVSEWKSESAKLVSSLFQTARENAPSIIFIDEIDTLYGEGNEKEASTKTKTELLVQMQDIGYTDQKILVIATTNAPFALDQPIRRRFDKRIYIPLPDLKARQHMFKVHLGDTPYNLTESDFEYLASRTEGFSGSDISICVEDVLFEPIRKTQDAMFFYENPEGMWTLCEPEQQGAVQTTMQELASKGLSSKILPTPVTRTDFEKILARKKPTVSKADLKVYERFTKEYGDEG, encoded by the exons atgtaTAGCTATGGTCCTTTCAAGGATCAGGCAATAGAGTACGTGAAGCAAGCAGTGCAAGAAGACAATGCCGGAAACTACGCAAAAGCGTTCCCTCTTTATATGAATGCCTTGGAGTACTTCAAGACCTACCTCAAGTATGAGCCCAACCTTAAGATGAGGGAAGCCGTCCAGGACAAGTTCACCGTGTACTTGCGCCGGGCCGAGGAGATCCGGGCTGTTCTCGATGAAGGACAGCCCAGTCATACCTACTTTCAGCAGGTTGCAAAGCCCAGTGGTAGTGAGACTGGGCTGAACTCAGCGATCAAAAGGGAAAATCCCAATGTGAAGTGGAGTGACGTGGCAGGATTGGAGAGAGCTAAGCAGGCCTTTCAGGAGGCTGTTATTTTGCCTTTGAAGTTCCCTCAGTTCTTTACTG GTAAACAACAACAACAGAGAACTTTTTTGCTGTATGGACCATCTGGTACAGGGAAATCATATTTGGCTAAGGCCGTTGCAACAGAAGCTAACTTCACATTTTTAAG TGTTTCTTCATCAAACCTTGTATCAGAGTGGAAGAGTGAAAGTGCAAAGTTGGTTTCAAGCCTTTTCCAAACGGCTAGAGAAAATGCTCCTTCTATCATTTTTATTGATGAGATAGATACCCTTTATGGAGAAGGCAATGAGAAGGAAGCTTCAACAAAAACTAAAACAGAACTTCTCGTACAGATGCAG GATATAGGATACACTGATCAGAAAATTCTGGTTATTGCAACAACAAATGCACCCTTTGCTTTGGACCAG CCAATAAGACGGCGGTTTGATAAGCGTATATACATCCCGCTACCAGACTTGAAGGCTCGCCAACACATGTTCAAG GTGCATTTAGGAGATACTCCTTATAACTTGACTGAGAGTGATTTTGAATACTTGGCGAGCAGGACAGAGGGGTTTTCTGGTTCAGATATATCCATCTGT GTGGAGGATGTTTTATTCGAACCTATTCGGAAAACCCAAGATGCTATGTTCTTCTATGAGAATCCTGAGGGGATGTGGACCCTTTGTGAACCAGAACAACAAGGTGCTGTGCAAACTACAATGCAGGAGCTTGCTTCAAAAGGACTTTCTTCTAAG ATCCTTCCAACCCCAGTTACTAGAACAGATTTTGAGAAGATACTTGCTAGGAAAAAACCTACAGTAAGCAAAGCTGACCTTAAGGTTTATGAAAGATTCACCAAGGAGTATGGAGACGAAGGTTAA
- the LOC130943365 gene encoding pentatricopeptide repeat-containing protein At2g27610 gives MAICRYALVPNASTISCVLKVCTNSFHGSVGLLNHVSVGTSLDDMYMKNEVVSDVKRVFYEMGHQNVLSWTSLLAGYSQNCQMQCEGYWPNQYTISTMIAALANEGEISIGIQVHAMVIKHGFETVTHVCNSLINMYSKSRMFNDAKAIFDDLENKDSVSWNSIIAGHVTNGHDSEALETFNQMQLAGAKPTCLTFATVIKLCASLRKLGLVRMLHCRVLKSGFFAHQNVTTALMVALSKCKEMDDAFSVFSLNQGVRDVVSWTAMVTGYLQNDRVDRAIDLFSRMRKEGVKPNHFTYSAILTVQHVAFVSQIHAEVIKTNYENSSSVGTALLDAFVKMGSTNDARKVFDRIEAKDIIAWSAMLVGYTQTGETADAVKIFLQLTREGIKPNEYTFSSIINACAAPMASVEQGKQFHACAIKMRLNNALCVSSALVTMYAKRGNIESAHEVFKRQQERDLVSWNSMISGYAQHGQANKALEVFDKMQKQNMEMDVVTFVGVISACAHAGLVDKGEKYFNIMINDHLISPTVEHYSCMIDLYSRAGRLEKAIDIINGMPFTPGATIWRTLLAAARVHRNIELGKLAAENLVSLQPQHSAAYVLLSNMYAEAGNWQEKANVRRLMDRRKVKKEPGYSWIEVKNKTYSFLAGDTSHPMSDNIYAKLSELIIRLRDAGYQPDTNYVFHDIEDEQKETVLSHHSERLAIAFGLIATNPGIPLQIVKNLRVCVDCHNFIKLVSLIEQRYIVVRDSNRFHHFKDGVCTCGDYW, from the coding sequence ATGGCCATTTGTCGTTATGCTTTGGTCCCTAATGCTTCCACCATCTCTTGTGTTCTCAAAGTTTGTACCAACTCCTTCCATGGCAGTGTTGGACTTTTAAACCATGTTAGTGTCGGAACTTCTCTAGATGATATGTACATGAAAAATGAGGTTGTTAGTGATGTGAAGAGAGTTTTTTACGAAATGGGCCACCAGAATGTGTTGTCATGGACTTCCTTGCTTGCTGGATATTCGCAGAATTGTCAAATGCAATGTGAGGGGTATTGGCCTAATCAGTATACAATTTCTACCATGATTGCTGCCTTGGCCAATGAAGGTGAGATTAGCATAGGAATTCAAGTTCATGCCATGGTTATAAAGCATGGTTTTGAGACAGTGACGCATGTGTGTAATTCTCTTATTAATATGTATTCAAAGTCAAGGATGTTTAATGATGCTAAAGCTATCTTTGATGATTTGGAGAATAAGGATTCAGTTTCTTGGAATAGTATTATTGCAGGACATGTGACAAATGGACATGATTCAGAAGCATTGGAAACTTTTAATCAAATGCAACTTGCAGGGGCTAAGCCTACTTGCTTGACATTTGCAACTGTTATCAAGTTATGTGCTAGCCTTAGAAAATTGGGATTAGTAAGAATGCTGCATTGTAGGGTTCTAAAGAGTGGGTTTTTTGCTCACCAAAACGTCACAACTGCACTGATGGTTGCATTGAGCAAGTGCAAGGAGATGGATGATGCCTTTAGTGTTTTTTCTTTGAACCAAGGAGTTCGAGATGTGGTATCATGGACTGCTATGGTTACTGGGTACTTGCAGAATGATCGAGTTGATCGGGCTATAGATTTGTTCTCTCGCATGAGGAAAGAAGGTGTTAAACCAAATCATTTCACGTATTCTGCCATCCTTACCGTGCAACATGTTGCTTTTGTTTCTCAAATACACGCAGAAGTTATCAAAACCAATTACGAGAATTCATCTTCAGTAGGTACTGCTCTTTTAGATGCTTTTGTTAAGATGGGAAGTACTAATGATGCTAGAAAAGTTTTTGATCGAATTGAAGCGAAGGACATAATAGCATGGTCAGCCATGTTAGTGGGGTATACACAAACAGGAGAAACCGCAGATGCTGTCAAAATCTTCCTCCAATTGACGAGGGAGGGGATTAAACCAAATGAGTATACCTTTTCTAGCATCATTAATGCCTGTGCTGCTCCAATGGCCTCAGTAGAACAAGGAAAACAATTCCACGCTTGTGCAATTAAAATGAGATTAAATAATGCTTTGTGTGTAAGTAGTGCTCTTGTTACCATGTATGCAAAGAGAGGCAATATTGAGAGTGCACATGAGGTTTTCAAAAGACAACAGGAGAGGGACTTGGTTTCATGGAACTCGATGATATCGGGATATGCGCAACATGGTCAGGCCAATAAAGCTTTAGAGGTATTCGACAAGATGCAAAAACAAAACATGGAAATGGATGTTGTAACATTTGTTGGCGTCATTTCCGCCTGTGCCCATGCCGGTCTAGTGGACAAGGGTGAAAAGTATTTCAACATAATGATTAATGATCACCTCATTAGTCCAACAGTGGAGCACTATTCTTGCATGATTGATCTATATAGCCGTGCAGGGAGGTTGGAGAAAGCCATTGATATCATAAATGGAATGCCATTTACCCCAGGTGCAACCATTTGGCGTACTCTTTTGGCAGCTGCTAGAGTACACCGCAATATAGAGCTAGGAAAACTTGCAGCTGAAAATCTTGTTTCACTTCAGCCGCAACACTCAGCAGCTTATGTTCTGCTATCCAATATGTATGCTGAAGCAGGAAACTGGCAAGAAAAAGCTAATGTGAGGAGGCTAATGGACAGGAGAAAAGTGAAGAAAGAACCTGGTTATAGCTGGATTGAGGTGAAAAACAAAACCTATTCATTTTTGGCTGGTGACACATCACATCCTATGTCAGACAACATTTACGCTAAACTTTCAGAGTTGATTATCCGTTTGAGGGATGCAGGTTATCAGCCTGATACAAACTATGTGTTCCACGATATTGAAGATGAACAAAAAGAAACTGTTCTTTCTCACCATAGTGAAAGGTTGGCAATTGCCTTTGGGTTAATAGCTACAAATCCGGGAATTCCACTCCAGATCGTGAAGAACCTTAGGGTCTGTGTAGATTGTCACAACTTCATTAAGTTAGTATCACTCATTGAACAGAGATATATTGTTGTCAGGGACTCAAACCGGTTTCACCATTTCAAAGATGGTGTGTGCACATGTGGGGACTACTGGTGA
- the LOC130943366 gene encoding protein SUPPRESSOR OF K(+) TRANSPORT GROWTH DEFECT 1 yields MYSNFKEQAIEYVKQAVQEDNAGNYAKAFPLYMNALEYFKTHLKYEKNPKIREAITQKFTEYLRRAEEIRAVLDDGGPGPGASNGDAAVAARPKTKPKGGEGGGGDGEDPEQAKLRAGLNSAIIREKPNVKWNDVAGLESAKQALQEAVILPVKFPQFFTGKRRPWRAFLLYGPPGTGKSYLAKAVATEADSTFFSISSSDLVSKWMGESEKLVSSLFQMARESAPSIIFIDEIDSLCGQRGEGNESEASRRIKTELLVQMQGVGHNDQKVLVLAATNTPYALDQAIRRRFDKRIYIPLPDLKARQHMFKVHLGDTPNNLTEKDFEYLASRTDGFSGSDISVCVKDVLFEPVRKTQDAMYFYKSPEGMWIPCGPKQPGAIQTTMQDLASKGLASKILPPPITRTDFEKVLARQRPTVSKADLDVHERFTKEFGEEG; encoded by the exons ATGTATAGCAATTTCAAGGAGCAAGCAATAGAGTACGTGAAACAAGCGGTGCAAGAAGACAATGCCGGAAACTACGCCAAAGCGTTCCCTTTGTACATGAACGCCTTGGAGTACTTCAAGACCCACCTCAAGTATGAGAAGAACCCTAAGATCAGAGAAGCAATTACCCAGAAGTTCACCGAGTACCTTCGTCGTGCGGAGGAGATCCGTGCCGTCCTCGACGACGGCGGCCCCGGCCCGGGGGCATCCAACGGGGATGCTGCAGTTGCTGCTAGGCCCAAGACCAAGCCCAAGGGCGGGGAAGGTGGTGGTGGGGATGGGGAAGACCCGGAGCAGGCGAAGCTGCGGGCTGGGCTGAACTCCGCGATCATAAGAGAGAAGCCCAACGTGAAGTGGAATGATGTCGCGGGATTGGAGAGTGCCAAGCAGGCTTTGCAGGAGGCTGTGATTTTGCCTGTCAAGTTCCCTCAGTTCTTTACGG GTAAAAGACGACCATGGCGAGCATTTTTGTTGTATGGACCACCTGGAACAGGTAAATCATATTTGGCCAAGGCTGTTGCAACAGAAGCTGACTCCACATTTTTCAg TATTTCTTCATCAGACCTTGTCTCAAAGTGGATGGGTGAAAGTGAAAAGTTGGTTTCAAGCCTTTTCCAAATGGCCCGAGAAAGTGCTCCTTCTATAATATTTATCGATGAGATAGATTCCCTTTGTGGTCAGCGTGGAGAAGGCAATGAGAGTGAAGCTTCTAGACGAATTAAAACAGAACTTCTGGTCCAAATGCAG GGTGTAGGACACAATGATCAGAAAGTTCTTGTTCTTGCAGCGACAAATACACCCTATGCTTTAGACCAG gcAATAAGGCGTCGTTTTGATAAGCGCATATATATTCCACTACCAGATTTAAAGGCTCGCCAACACATGTTCAAG GTGCATCTGGGAGATACTCCCAACAACTTGACTGAAAAGGATTTTGAATACTTGGCTAGCAGGACTGATGGGTTTTCTGGTTCAGATATATCTGTCTGT GTAAAGGATGTTTTATTTGAACCTGTTCGCAAAACCCAAGATGCCATGTACTTCTATAAGAGTCCCGAGGGTATGTGGATCCCTTGTGGACCAAAGCAACCGGGAGCAATACAAACCACCATGCAGGACCTTGCTTCAAAAGGACTTGCTTCTAAG ATCCTTCCACCGCCGATTACTAGAACGGATTTTGAGAAGGTACTTGCTAGGCAAAGACCTACAGTTAGCAAAGCTGACCTTGATGTTCATGAAAGATTCACCAAAGAGTTCGGAGAGGAAGGTTGA